In one window of Primulina tabacum isolate GXHZ01 chromosome 8, ASM2559414v2, whole genome shotgun sequence DNA:
- the LOC142554823 gene encoding uncharacterized protein LOC142554823 produces MANQHRPTNTGYTGQAAGQPQLRRDDLVNQPSNLQNQGQPNFLQETGTQVKNMAQGAAEIGKGAVNLAMGAAIGAANVAQGAAGAVKNTLGINNPADSEVPTGTTRTMDMNLPADIDTEVGGSTNPRSINHPSIPSTRI; encoded by the exons ATGGCAAACCAGCATCGTCCCACCAACACGGGCTATACCGGACAGGCTGCAGGCCAGCCCCAG TTGAGGAGAGATGACTTAGTCAACCAACCATCGAATCTGCAAAACCAAGGCCAACCCAACTTTCTTCAAGAG ACTGGAACGCAAGTCAAGAACATGGCACAAGGAGCAGCAGAAATAGGAAAGGGTGCAGTGAACCTTGCCATGGGTGCGGCAATAGGAGCGGCCAACGTTGCGCAAGGGGCAGCTGGCGCGGTCAAGAATACTCTAGGAATTAATAATCCGGCCGACTCAGAAGTCCCTACTGGAACCACCCGCACCATGGACATGAATCTTCCTGCCGACATCGATACCGAAGTCGGAGGCTCAACCAATCCAAGGAGCATCAACCATCCAAGCATTCCTAGTACTAGGATTTGA
- the LOC142553799 gene encoding trihelix transcription factor ENAP2-like, with product MDDEDVARYRPNAFGAINNKKFLTKNVDTSPVHPFAEDDNDDIEEESRDSEEEEEEEDIEVDVDGGNGVQRIDLDDYENDEDVDYNGLQKYPKKRKIKTLSSYELAPRVPKPTHGGRNSPTEWTESETFILLDIWGDRFLKQGKRGLRSVEWQEVANMVSHESKSERSNAQCRNRLDTLKKKYKKEKMKLGETEEGSASEWVYLKKMDMLLSSLPQQAGISCGVDSGEYVFINPKVYLNRSNGLDEMRDSPRKSESSEGEEHESDNLLPPKKTKTEKNRRSGASLKLLADSILKFGEIYERIEISKRQQLVELENMRMEFHRDLELQRRQILEKTQAEIATIDHGEDEENENGSG from the coding sequence ATGGATGACGAGGATGTAGCAAGGTACCGACCCAATGCTTTTGGTGCAATAAATAACAAGAAGTTTCTTACCAAAAATGTCGACACCTCTCCTGTTCACCCATTTGCTgaggatgataatgatgatATTGAAGAGGAGAGTAGAgatagtgaagaagaagaagaagaagaagacattGAGGTTGATGTTGATGGAGGGAATGGTGTCCAAAGGATCGACCTAGATGATTATGAAAACGACGAAGATGTTGATTATAATGGCTTACAGAAGTACCCAAAGAAAAGGAAGATAAAAACCTTATCGAGTTATGAACTTGCGCCTAGAGTGCCAAAACCAACTCATGGTGGACGTAATTCACCTACAGAATGGACTGAAAGTGAGACCTTTATCTTACTTGATATTTGGGGTGATAGATTTCTCAAACAGGGGAAAAGAGGTCTTCGCTCAGTAGAGTGGCAAGAAGTTGCCAACATGGTTTCTCATGAGTCGAAAAGTGAAAGATCCAATGCTCAGTGTCGGAATCGTTTGGATACATTGAAAAAGAAGTACAAAAAGGAGAAGATGAAGTTGGGAGAGACTGAAGAAGGTTCGGCTAGTGAATGGGTGTACTTAAAGAAGATGGATATGTTATTATCATCACTTCCACAACAAGCTGGTATTTCTTGTGGTGTTGACTCGGGAGAATATGTTTTCATAAATCCGAAAGTTTATCTGAACCGCTCGAATGGGTTGGATGAGATGAGGGATAGCCCCAGAAAATCAGAATCTTCCGAGGGTGAGGAACATGAATCGGACAACCTTCTTCCGCCCAAGAAAACGAAGACTGAAAAAAACAGGCGAAGTGGAGCTTCTTTAAAACTGCTTGCTGATTCTATTCTGAAGTTCGGTGAGATTTATGAAAGGATCGAGATTAGTAAAAGACAGCAGTTGGTAGAGCTGGAAAATATGAGAATGGAGTTCCATAGAGATTTGGAATTGCAGAGGAGGCAAATTCTTGAGAAAACTCAAGCTGAGATTGCGACGATAGACCATGGAGAAGATGAAGAAAATGAGAATGGCAGCGGTTGA